In Nitrososphaerales archaeon, the following proteins share a genomic window:
- a CDS encoding thiolase domain-containing protein, which translates to MRKVAVIGVGSSKFGVRNDVNILELIFEAFKHSIDDASISPKEIELLTLGSAGAALWYEEVTPAALVAEYCGLSGIGILRCEAACASGGSALATAYWAIASKQVDVAITIGFEKMWQVDTPFTIELIGRAGHYLWEFHNFGMTFPAYYALYARAHMSKYGTDEEDLALVAVKNHKYGSMNPLAHIQKRVTVEEVLNSPIIASPLKLLDCCPISDGATSIILASEDKVRELGIDTPIWIAAIGFASEKASINKRSSYVGLESTVIASQRAYRMAKVSPEQIDVAEVHDCFTIAEIMAYEDLGFCKKGEGRRLIREGQTEIGGKIPVNVDGGLKAKGHPIGATGCSMIYELTRQLREEVTKEGRQVPMKNYVALAHNVGGTGQYCYVTILRR; encoded by the coding sequence TTGAGGAAGGTTGCGGTAATCGGTGTAGGCTCTTCAAAGTTTGGTGTAAGGAATGATGTCAATATCCTTGAATTGATCTTTGAAGCATTCAAACACTCCATAGATGATGCAAGTATAAGCCCGAAGGAGATAGAGCTTCTTACGCTCGGTTCGGCCGGTGCTGCTCTCTGGTACGAGGAGGTTACTCCAGCAGCGCTCGTTGCAGAGTACTGCGGATTGAGTGGTATAGGTATTCTTCGATGTGAAGCAGCGTGTGCCAGTGGGGGTAGTGCACTTGCAACGGCGTATTGGGCCATAGCCTCTAAACAGGTAGATGTCGCTATTACCATCGGTTTTGAGAAGATGTGGCAGGTGGATACACCATTCACAATAGAATTGATAGGGCGTGCCGGCCATTACCTTTGGGAGTTCCATAACTTCGGAATGACCTTTCCCGCTTACTACGCTCTCTATGCACGGGCCCACATGTCAAAGTATGGTACGGATGAGGAGGATCTGGCCCTTGTAGCTGTTAAAAATCATAAGTATGGCTCGATGAACCCCCTCGCTCACATTCAAAAAAGAGTTACGGTAGAAGAAGTCTTAAACTCACCTATAATAGCATCACCTTTGAAACTCCTTGACTGTTGCCCCATATCCGATGGTGCCACATCGATCATCTTAGCATCTGAGGATAAGGTTAGAGAGTTGGGCATCGATACACCCATATGGATCGCAGCTATAGGCTTCGCTTCTGAAAAGGCAAGTATCAATAAGCGATCCAGTTACGTAGGCTTAGAATCTACGGTCATCGCATCACAAAGAGCCTATAGGATGGCGAAGGTGAGCCCTGAGCAGATCGATGTTGCTGAAGTCCACGATTGCTTTACCATCGCTGAAATTATGGCCTATGAAGATTTAGGATTCTGTAAGAAGGGTGAAGGTAGGAGGCTCATTCGTGAGGGCCAGACCGAAATAGGGGGGAAGATCCCTGTAAATGTGGATGGTGGCTTAAAGGCTAAAGGCCATCCGATAGGTGCTACGGGCTGCTCCATGATATATGAACTCACACGACAACTTAGAGAAGAAGTTACGAAGGAGGGGAGGCAGGTACCGATGAAGAACTATGTAGCTCTAGCTCACAACGTAGGTGGTACTGGACAATACTGCTATGTTACGATACTGAGGAGGTAG
- a CDS encoding AAA family ATPase, with the protein MEIKKDFITPRDKYRSSTIIEEVILENFMSYEYARIRLKPGLNIICGPNGSGKSSILLGIAVALGQAYTERSRRLSDLIRHGKDVARVSLIFDNRARDGKRPIPIGRSDTFMLSRYLKSDGSYWYEADYREVSKNDVRRLLERFGIHPDNLLIIMHQGMIEEFATMSPQEKLKMVEESVGFREYRERISDAEAKLSGLISEERSLIQILDTASQTLDYWKSVYDKYLLKKGLKERKEYLEREYVWAQALKYERTLESLKSKLTTHERILEDLKNQIERVGESVQKIRQNLSNLQTQLRKLYFSLLRLEKEKAVGETWIKVSSELQGRIVNLEESLQKILIQIPIESGKDLQNLIPHFTYIVSLMNDKMEEFRRKSSELNKEILEHQAELNDLDKKIESEIEKYVSNRVEEAILNFKKKTVEHEIAGIKRSISDVESSLAQLSTQLERAAPRIETERTVTEIAEEIKLVNAHLESLGDVPEDAVEIYESYSKNYEELKS; encoded by the coding sequence TTGGAGATAAAGAAAGATTTTATAACTCCAAGAGACAAATATCGATCCTCTACGATTATAGAGGAAGTGATCTTAGAGAATTTTATGAGTTATGAATACGCACGGATACGTTTAAAGCCCGGATTGAATATAATCTGTGGGCCGAATGGATCTGGTAAATCTTCGATCCTCTTAGGAATAGCGGTCGCCTTAGGACAAGCGTACACGGAAAGATCTCGAAGGTTGAGCGATTTGATCAGACATGGTAAGGATGTTGCGAGAGTGAGCCTCATATTCGATAATAGAGCGAGAGATGGTAAGAGGCCCATACCGATCGGAAGATCGGATACATTCATGCTCTCCCGATACCTAAAGTCTGATGGCTCTTATTGGTACGAAGCAGATTACCGTGAAGTCAGTAAGAATGATGTGAGGAGGTTGCTCGAAAGATTCGGTATTCACCCTGATAATCTATTGATCATCATGCACCAAGGGATGATCGAAGAGTTCGCGACGATGTCCCCTCAGGAGAAGTTAAAGATGGTCGAAGAGTCCGTAGGTTTTCGTGAGTATCGTGAAAGGATAAGTGATGCAGAGGCGAAGTTATCTGGATTGATAAGTGAAGAGAGATCCTTGATACAGATTCTCGATACTGCGAGCCAGACTTTGGATTACTGGAAGAGTGTATACGATAAGTATCTACTGAAGAAGGGTCTGAAGGAGAGGAAGGAGTACCTTGAGAGAGAGTACGTGTGGGCCCAGGCGTTAAAGTATGAACGTACGCTTGAGTCTTTAAAATCGAAACTCACCACCCATGAGAGGATCCTTGAGGATTTAAAGAATCAGATAGAAAGGGTCGGGGAGAGTGTGCAGAAAATCCGGCAGAATCTATCGAACCTTCAGACTCAATTGAGAAAACTTTACTTCTCACTATTAAGGTTGGAGAAGGAGAAGGCTGTTGGAGAGACGTGGATCAAAGTTTCAAGTGAATTACAAGGCCGAATAGTGAATCTTGAAGAATCTCTACAGAAGATCCTAATCCAAATACCGATCGAATCGGGCAAAGATCTTCAAAACTTGATTCCACATTTCACGTATATAGTGAGTTTAATGAACGATAAGATGGAGGAATTTAGAAGAAAGTCATCAGAATTGAATAAAGAGATTTTAGAGCATCAAGCAGAGCTGAACGATCTAGACAAGAAGATAGAGTCTGAGATCGAGAAGTATGTATCCAACCGTGTAGAGGAAGCCATATTAAACTTTAAGAAGAAGACGGTGGAGCATGAGATTGCAGGGATCAAAAGGTCGATAAGTGATGTAGAGTCGAGCCTAGCCCAATTATCAACTCAATTGGAAAGGGCAGCACCTCGCATCGAAACCGAGAGGACAGTTACAGAGATTGCTGAAGAGATCAAGTTGGTAAATGCACATCTAGAGAGTCTGGGCGATGTACCAGAGGATGCTGTGGAGATTTATGAGAGTTATTCGAAGAATTATGAAGAATTGAAGTCGA
- a CDS encoding acyl-CoA dehydrogenase family protein → MDFELSQEQLQIKDEVKEFCEKEFRPEVAIEFERKEEYPIEIYRRAAKLGLTCISVPKEYGGRGLGFFESCLVVEEMCKADSTLGVAVSTGNYGSDLILTYGTEEQKERYLPPICRGEYLSSAAFTEPDTGSDITHIKTTALRFGKEWRLNGTKSFILNAPLANFIVVLAQTDIDANPPYKGETLFVVEKGTPGLFVKNQSGKMGIRCCVTGEVTLKDVRVTDWNLVGELNRGFYNALSFLDKYRVFVAAQATGMAQGAWEIAFKYAKGKHIEGQPLLHHQAIGFPLAEIATKVEAARLLTYKAAKLIDMNRMDPMLSAMAKLYASRVAVEATDFAIQTLGGKGYFSEYRVERYHRDAKVTEIYEGTSEIQRLTILKYLIKRF, encoded by the coding sequence TTGGATTTTGAGCTTTCACAAGAGCAACTTCAAATCAAGGATGAAGTTAAGGAGTTTTGTGAGAAGGAGTTTAGGCCAGAAGTCGCCATCGAATTCGAAAGAAAGGAGGAGTATCCCATTGAAATCTATAGAAGGGCCGCTAAACTCGGTTTAACATGCATCTCAGTACCAAAAGAGTATGGTGGGCGTGGTCTAGGTTTCTTCGAATCCTGCTTGGTCGTTGAAGAGATGTGCAAAGCCGATTCAACGCTCGGTGTGGCGGTATCCACTGGAAATTATGGGAGTGATCTGATCCTAACCTATGGAACCGAAGAGCAGAAAGAGAGGTACTTGCCCCCTATCTGTAGAGGCGAATATCTATCATCAGCGGCATTCACAGAACCCGATACTGGGAGTGATATAACCCACATAAAGACTACAGCTTTGAGGTTTGGTAAAGAATGGCGATTAAATGGTACCAAATCCTTCATCTTGAATGCTCCACTCGCTAACTTTATCGTAGTACTGGCCCAGACCGATATCGATGCAAATCCTCCTTACAAAGGTGAAACACTATTCGTTGTTGAGAAGGGTACTCCGGGTTTATTCGTCAAAAATCAAAGTGGTAAGATGGGTATTAGGTGCTGTGTGACTGGTGAGGTAACACTAAAGGACGTTAGAGTTACAGATTGGAACCTCGTTGGTGAGTTAAATAGGGGTTTCTACAACGCATTGAGCTTCCTCGATAAGTATAGGGTATTCGTTGCAGCACAGGCTACTGGAATGGCCCAAGGTGCGTGGGAAATCGCCTTCAAATACGCTAAAGGTAAGCATATTGAGGGGCAACCACTATTACACCATCAGGCTATAGGCTTCCCTCTCGCAGAGATCGCCACAAAGGTAGAGGCTGCGAGGCTCTTGACTTACAAGGCCGCGAAACTCATCGATATGAATAGGATGGATCCCATGTTATCAGCTATGGCAAAGCTGTATGCAAGTCGTGTGGCTGTCGAAGCTACAGATTTCGCTATTCAAACCTTAGGGGGGAAGGGTTACTTTAGCGAGTACAGGGTTGAAAGGTATCATCGGGATGCGAAAGTAACCGAGATATATGAAGGGACGAGTGAAATTCAACGGTTAACGATACTTAAGTATCTCATCAAGAGGTTTTGA
- a CDS encoding non-structural maintenance of chromosomes element 4 — SIDYWEFITKESFEETVMRAYLISFLISGGYVKLKIDPIEERMTLIPRKIDEKSDKTITMPRSIAISLDYERWRNVLEVRKGVGRG; from the coding sequence TAGTATAGATTATTGGGAATTTATCACAAAAGAGAGTTTTGAAGAGACGGTCATGAGGGCATACTTGATCAGCTTTCTCATATCTGGAGGTTATGTGAAGTTGAAGATCGATCCGATCGAAGAGAGGATGACTTTAATCCCTCGCAAAATTGATGAGAAAAGTGACAAAACCATAACAATGCCTCGATCGATAGCCATATCTCTCGATTACGAACGTTGGAGGAATGTGCTTGAGGTGAGGAAGGGTGTCGGAAGAGGTTGA
- a CDS encoding (5-formylfuran-3-yl)methyl phosphate synthase: protein MKVLVSVVNLKEAMDALNADVDIIDVKNPSEGALGANFPWVLSEIQRYVGGRAEVSATIGDLPYLPGTASLAALGAASCGVDYVKVGLFGPKNPKEASRMIKTISKSLKGYKSKVIAAGYADYFKYGCVNPLELPQYVANADGAGILIDVKEKNENGLFHYFTTDRLKRFVREAHEYGLTVALAGHLGIGDVAKVYEVGADIIGVRRSVCKIVNNGRVRLDKDLVKELIDVVRRFS from the coding sequence TTGAAGGTCTTGGTAAGTGTTGTGAATTTAAAAGAGGCGATGGATGCATTAAATGCTGATGTTGATATCATCGATGTGAAGAACCCTTCGGAGGGTGCTTTGGGTGCAAACTTCCCTTGGGTCCTATCTGAAATTCAAAGGTATGTGGGAGGGAGGGCTGAAGTTAGCGCTACCATAGGTGATTTACCATACCTTCCCGGAACGGCTTCTTTGGCCGCCCTTGGTGCTGCTTCTTGTGGTGTAGATTACGTGAAGGTGGGATTATTCGGTCCAAAGAATCCAAAGGAAGCATCGAGAATGATCAAGACCATCTCTAAATCTCTTAAAGGTTATAAGAGTAAGGTGATCGCTGCTGGCTATGCGGACTATTTCAAGTATGGCTGCGTTAATCCATTAGAGTTGCCTCAGTACGTTGCGAATGCCGATGGTGCGGGGATCCTGATCGATGTAAAAGAGAAGAATGAGAACGGACTCTTTCATTACTTTACTACCGATCGACTCAAAAGATTCGTTAGAGAAGCGCATGAGTATGGTCTAACGGTGGCTCTGGCTGGGCATCTAGGTATCGGAGATGTGGCGAAGGTGTATGAAGTAGGTGCCGATATAATCGGGGTGAGAAGATCTGTGTGTAAGATCGTTAACAATGGAAGAGTTAGATTAGATAAAGATTTGGTAAAAGAGCTCATCGATGTTGTAAGGAGGTTTTCATAA
- a CDS encoding DUF116 domain-containing protein — MVKRRQSTLVRFLRKVAKTKLVSQTISELERFAATLNIDEREIIMLYLESKNTKHKDRFASTPYQNRVLLLPQCLRSKECKAELDQYGYECKGCGGCGIKDIKGEAERIGYRVFILPGGTMVENIFKRFKPHACLGVACLKELVMGICLSERFNIIPFVVPLLHDGCVNTNVDWFEVKKALYLNSTGLSK; from the coding sequence GTGGTCAAAAGGCGACAGAGTACACTCGTACGCTTTTTACGAAAGGTTGCAAAGACAAAACTGGTAAGCCAGACGATTTCTGAATTAGAAAGGTTTGCGGCTACGCTCAATATCGATGAACGAGAAATTATCATGCTATATTTAGAATCGAAGAATACGAAGCATAAAGATCGGTTTGCAAGCACACCTTATCAAAATAGAGTCTTACTCCTCCCCCAATGCCTACGCTCAAAAGAATGTAAGGCAGAACTTGACCAGTATGGTTATGAATGTAAAGGGTGTGGAGGTTGCGGTATAAAGGATATAAAGGGAGAGGCTGAAAGGATCGGCTACCGTGTATTTATCTTGCCCGGTGGCACCATGGTAGAGAACATATTTAAACGGTTCAAACCTCACGCATGTCTCGGTGTAGCCTGCTTAAAGGAGCTCGTGATGGGCATCTGTCTTTCAGAGAGGTTTAATATAATCCCGTTTGTGGTACCTCTTCTGCACGATGGCTGCGTAAATACCAATGTCGATTGGTTTGAGGTAAAGAAGGCATTATACCTTAATTCGACAGGATTGTCTAAATAA
- a CDS encoding Zn-ribbon domain-containing OB-fold protein: MIESTEPTIRSRELKIVYEIPVKRLISFLEGLKQGKLVTTKCKRCGTVHFPPVADCSNCLNSEMEWIELSNEATIETFTYVTTKPLTFQRDPPYIIAIGRLKEGIRILARLTGMRPEEVKIGMKAKLVIKMISDDRFTYELYPFKDTKDDHREGF, translated from the coding sequence ATGATCGAAAGTACGGAGCCCACTATAAGATCTAGAGAGTTAAAGATCGTTTATGAAATTCCCGTAAAAAGGCTCATAAGTTTTTTGGAGGGGTTGAAGCAAGGTAAGCTCGTAACGACGAAGTGTAAAAGGTGTGGTACGGTTCATTTCCCACCCGTTGCAGATTGTTCGAATTGTTTAAATTCTGAAATGGAATGGATAGAGCTTAGTAACGAGGCTACGATCGAAACCTTTACATACGTCACTACAAAGCCTTTAACCTTTCAGAGAGATCCGCCCTACATCATAGCTATCGGGAGGTTGAAGGAAGGCATCAGGATCCTCGCACGGTTAACGGGTATGAGGCCAGAAGAGGTTAAGATAGGTATGAAGGCAAAGCTTGTAATTAAGATGATTTCGGATGATCGATTCACTTATGAATTATACCCTTTTAAAGATACTAAAGATGATCATAGAGAAGGCTTTTAA